The following DNA comes from Pseudomonadota bacterium.
CCGGGCGCCACGATGATGTCGCCAAAGACGGCGCGCGCGGTGGCGGCGAGCAAGGCAAAGCCGGCACTGTCTGCCCGCGACACCGGCGACGCTTAGAAGCCGCGGGGGTCGGGCTCCACGCGAACGCGGGTGTCGTCGATCACGGTGATCAGGTGGTCGACAATACCGTCGAGCGAATCGCGCGGGTGGACACGGAAGTTGATCGTGGCGCGCACCTCGCTCGGCAACACGTTCTCGCGCGGTGAGGCGGTCAACATGGTCGGTGCCGTGGTGGTCCGAAGCATCGCGTTGGTGGTGTTGGCCCCGGAGAGGATGCGCGCCAGCACGTCGCTGGTCAGCCAGCGATTGGCGAACGCGATGCGCTGGCCGTACGGCATCGCCGGCCCGATGGCGTCGAAGAAGTCCGCCGTGATGCCGTCGTAGAAACCCGGTACCGGGTTGTCGCGGATGTCGAGCAGGGCCTCGGCCAGGATCTCCACCGCCAGCTCGTCGGTCGGCAGCGAGGAGTGTCCGCCCTCGCTCTTCGCGACCACGTCAACGCTGAAGTAGCCTTTCTCGGCCGTGTTGATGCTCGCCAATGGCTTTGACAAGCCAGGCACAATCCCGTCCAGCACCATCGAGCCTTCGTCGAGCACCCAGTCGAAGCGCACGCCGTTCGCCTGGAAGTGGGCTTTGACGGCCTGGGCCCCGTCTCGCCCGCCGATTTCCTCGTCGTGACCAAAGGCCAACCAGACCGACCGCGCCGGTTGCACACCGGCCTCGAGCATCAGCTCGACCGCCTCGAGCATGGCGATGACTGCGCCCTTGTTGTCGAGAGCTCCGCGACCCCACACGTGCCCGGCTGACACCTGCCCCGAAAACGGCGATTCGACCCAGTCGTCGAGGGTGTCCTCCAGCACCGGCACCACGTCGTAATGCCCGATCAGCAGGATCGGCGCCCGATTTGGATCACGCCCGCGCCAGTGGTAGACCGGCGTCAGCTCGTTGATCAGAGTGCGCTGCAAGCGGCTGTGCACCAACGGGAAATCCGACTCGATCTGGGCGAGAAACGCGCGGAAAGGCGCGAAGCTGGCGTTGTCTGCGTCACCCCCGGAGACCGTCTCGTGGCGCAGCGCGCGGCCAAGCTTGGTCGCAACGCGGTCGGTGTCCACACGCAACAGCGGTTGTTCGAGCGCCACGTCGACAGGCGGCTCGAGCGTGTATTGCGTAGTGTTCCAGATCAGCACCGCGACCAGCGCGATCGCACCGACCAGGCAGGCCAGTGCGAGCCGTCCAAGCCACCGTTTCACCGCAAGAAGGCCTTGTAGGCCGGGTTGTCAGACTCCAGAAAGTAGGTGTAGCCAAGCGACTTGAGGAAGTCGTGGAATTGCGGCTCGTCCCCGTCCGGCACCTGGATGCCACAGAGCACCCGGCCGTAGGCCGCCCCGTGATTGCGGTAGTGGAACAGGCTGATGTTCCAGCCGCGTGCCAGGCGCATCAGAAAGTCGAGCAAGGCGCCGGGACGCTCCGGAAACCGGAACCGCACCAGGTGTTCGTTGTCGGCCCCGCTGCCCTGACCGCCGATCATGTAGCGCACGTGGTTTTTGGCCACCTCGTCGTCGGTCAGGTCCTGGACGTCGTAGCCGGCCCCGACCAGCTTGCGGTAGATGTCACTGCGCTCGGCGGCGCCGTCGCCAAGCTGGATGCCGGCAAACACCACCGCCTCCTCGCCGTCGGCGTAGCGGTAGTTGAACTCCGTGATGCCGCGCCGCCCGAGGGTCTGGCAGAACTTCCGAAAGGCACCGGGCTTCTCCGGCAGGTTGACAGCGAAGAGCGCCTCGCGCTGCTCGCCGATCTCCGCCCGCTCGGCGACGTGGCGCAGCCGGTCGAAGTTGACGTTGGCACCGCTGACAACCGCGATCAGGTTGGCACCGGTCACACCGGATTGGGCGGCATACTTCTTCAGGCCCGCGACCGCGAGCGCGCCGGCCGGCTCACTCAGCGTGCGCGTGTCGTCAAACACGTCTTTCACCGCCGCACAGATTTCATCCACTGTGCAGGTGATCACGTCGTCGAGGGTCCGCCGGCAGATCCGGAAGGTCTCCTTGCCCGGCACCCGCACGGCGACGCCGTCGGCGAACAAGCCGACCTCGCCAATGTCGGTCCGCCGGCCCCGTTTGATCGAGGCCTGCATCGACGCCGCGTCGACGGGCTCGACACCGATGATGCGCACGTCGGGTCGCAGGTACTTCATGTACACCGCAACGCCCGCGGCGAGCCCGCCGCCGCCAACCGGCACGAACACGGCGTGGATCGGGTCGGGGTGCTGGCGGCAGAGCTCGAGGCCGACGGTGCCCTGGCCAGCAATCACGTCGGGGTCGTCAAAGGGCGGCACGAAGGTGTAGCCGCGCTCGTCTGCGAGCACCACCGCGTGCGCGAAGGCGTCGTCGAAAGCGTCGCCGTGCAGCACCGGGCGGCCGCCGAAATCGCGCACAGCCTGCACCTTGATATTCGGCGTCGTGCGCGGCATCACGATGATCGACTTCAGGCCGAGCTTGGTCGCCGCAAGCGCGACGCCCTGCGCGTGATTGCCGGCCGAGGCCGTGATCACACCCGGCAGGTTGGGGTTTTCGGCCTTGAGCCGGTAGATGCGGTTGTAGGCGCCGCGGATCTTGAACGAGAACACCGGCTGCTGGTCTTCGCGCTTGAGCAGCACCGTGTTGTCGAGGCGCCGACTCATGTTGCGCGCGGTGTCGAGCGGCGTTTCCCGCGCCACGTCGTAGACACGCGCGCTGAGGATTTTCTCGATGTAGTGGTCCATGGGTGCACCGTCGCCGACTGACCCTCAATGTAGCCAATAACCACACAACGCGAAAGGCGCGCTTGGTATCCTGTGGGTTTTCCCAAGCGCCGCAGACCATGACGTCAGACGACAAGAAACGCGCCGCCGCCCAGGCAGCCCTCGACGAAGTGCCGGCCGACAGTCTGGTCGGCATCGGCACCGGCTCGACCGCCAACCACTTCATCGATCTGCTCGCCGCGCAGCGGCCCGACATCCGGGAGACGGTTGCGAGCTCCGAGGCCAGCGCAGCGCGGCTGCGCAGCCACGGCATCGACGTGCTCGACCTCAACACCGCCGGCACGCTCGCGGTCTACGTTGACGGCGCCGACGAATCCGACAAGCACCTTCGCCTGATCAAGGGCGGCGGGGCGGCACTCACGCGCGAGAAGATCGTCGCCGCCGCCAGCGAGCGTTTCGTCTGCATCGCCGACGACAGCAAGCTCGTGCCGGTGCTCGGGGCCTTTCCGCTGCCGGTCGAGGTGATTCCGATGGCACGCAGCCTGGTCGGGCGGTCGATGGTCCAGCTCGGCGGCGACCCCGCGCTGCGCGAGGACGTGACCACCGACAACGGCAACCTCATCATCGACGTGCACAACCTCCAGATTGCCGACCCGGTGGCGATGGAGACCGAGATCAACCAGATCCCGGGCGTGGTCACGGTCGGCCTCTTCGCCAACCGCCCGGCCGACCTGCTGTTGCTCGCAGGTGACGAGGGCGTGACCCGCCTGACCCGCTGAGTGCGACACAGCCGGCCTTGGCATAACGCCGCCACGGCATGCGGGCCATCGGCCCGGCCAGTGGCAGCCTGTGCGCTCTGGTAGGCTGGCACGCACACGCCGCCGCGAAGGCACCCTGTCTCGACGACAACCCGAGGAGACCGCCCCCATGCGCCCGCTCACCCTGCTCCCTGCCCTCGCGCTCAGCCTGGCGCTGAGCCCGCCCCTGCACGCAACCGACCAACCGGAAAAAACCTTCGGCACCCAAAGCCGGGCCACCGTGATCAAACCCACCTACATGGTCACCAGCGCCCACCCGCTCGCGACCGAAGCTGGGCGAGCGGTGCTCGCCGCCGGTGGCCACGCCGCCGACGCGGCCGTGGCCGTGCAGTTCATGCTGAACCTGGTCGAACCCCAGAGTTCGGGCATCGGCGGCGGCGCCTTCGCGGTCTACCGTGACGCGGCAACCGGTGCCGTCACCACCTTTGACGGCCGCGAGCAGGCACCGCTCGCCGCAACCGAATCGCTGTTCCTCACCGCCGACGGCGAACGCATGGGCTGGTGGGACGCGGTCATCGGCGGCCGCTCGGTTGGC
Coding sequences within:
- a CDS encoding M20/M25/M40 family metallo-hydrolase; the encoded protein is MKRWLGRLALACLVGAIALVAVLIWNTTQYTLEPPVDVALEQPLLRVDTDRVATKLGRALRHETVSGGDADNASFAPFRAFLAQIESDFPLVHSRLQRTLINELTPVYHWRGRDPNRAPILLIGHYDVVPVLEDTLDDWVESPFSGQVSAGHVWGRGALDNKGAVIAMLEAVELMLEAGVQPARSVWLAFGHDEEIGGRDGAQAVKAHFQANGVRFDWVLDEGSMVLDGIVPGLSKPLASINTAEKGYFSVDVVAKSEGGHSSLPTDELAVEILAEALLDIRDNPVPGFYDGITADFFDAIGPAMPYGQRIAFANRWLTSDVLARILSGANTTNAMLRTTTAPTMLTASPRENVLPSEVRATINFRVHPRDSLDGIVDHLITVIDDTRVRVEPDPRGF
- the ilvA gene encoding threonine ammonia-lyase, biosynthetic — encoded protein: MDHYIEKILSARVYDVARETPLDTARNMSRRLDNTVLLKREDQQPVFSFKIRGAYNRIYRLKAENPNLPGVITASAGNHAQGVALAATKLGLKSIIVMPRTTPNIKVQAVRDFGGRPVLHGDAFDDAFAHAVVLADERGYTFVPPFDDPDVIAGQGTVGLELCRQHPDPIHAVFVPVGGGGLAAGVAVYMKYLRPDVRIIGVEPVDAASMQASIKRGRRTDIGEVGLFADGVAVRVPGKETFRICRRTLDDVITCTVDEICAAVKDVFDDTRTLSEPAGALAVAGLKKYAAQSGVTGANLIAVVSGANVNFDRLRHVAERAEIGEQREALFAVNLPEKPGAFRKFCQTLGRRGITEFNYRYADGEEAVVFAGIQLGDGAAERSDIYRKLVGAGYDVQDLTDDEVAKNHVRYMIGGQGSGADNEHLVRFRFPERPGALLDFLMRLARGWNISLFHYRNHGAAYGRVLCGIQVPDGDEPQFHDFLKSLGYTYFLESDNPAYKAFLR
- the rpiA gene encoding ribose-5-phosphate isomerase RpiA, giving the protein MTSDDKKRAAAQAALDEVPADSLVGIGTGSTANHFIDLLAAQRPDIRETVASSEASAARLRSHGIDVLDLNTAGTLAVYVDGADESDKHLRLIKGGGAALTREKIVAAASERFVCIADDSKLVPVLGAFPLPVEVIPMARSLVGRSMVQLGGDPALREDVTTDNGNLIIDVHNLQIADPVAMETEINQIPGVVTVGLFANRPADLLLLAGDEGVTRLTR